The Clostridium sp. AWRP genome has a window encoding:
- a CDS encoding ATP phosphoribosyltransferase regulatory subunit: MTNWKKYIPEGTKDILFNECAEKVKIENILKKIYIQSGFMEVKSPTLEFYDVFNGENATLPQEKIYKLIDNQGRILALRADMTTPIARIAGTKLKEVVHPLRLCYTSNVYRVSESLNGKNSEITQSGIEIIGIEGIGGDAEVIVTGIKSLLSCGLENFKVELGHAELFKALVDGVNLDYEEREKLRKSINNKNFTALNNVLLENKDKFEESSLKSLEELPKLFGGMEVIERASHLMEDNKRALKALESIKKVYEIVKSIGFEKYLALDLGMVHNIDYYTGIIFRGYTHGFGGNILSGGRYDNLIAQFGDSQPATGFAMDVDGIITSLEENGQLCCEKNTKVLVYYVGEDFGKAYEKAEGLRNQGIVAELSPFRDENKARKYADKKNMEFTKI; this comes from the coding sequence GTGACTAATTGGAAAAAATATATACCTGAGGGAACAAAGGATATCTTGTTTAATGAATGCGCGGAAAAAGTGAAGATAGAAAATATATTAAAAAAAATCTATATACAAAGTGGATTTATGGAAGTAAAGTCACCAACATTAGAATTCTATGATGTGTTTAATGGAGAAAATGCAACTTTGCCGCAGGAAAAGATATATAAATTGATTGATAACCAGGGAAGAATTTTAGCTTTGAGGGCAGATATGACTACCCCTATTGCTAGAATTGCAGGTACAAAATTGAAAGAAGTAGTTCATCCTCTAAGACTTTGTTATACTTCCAATGTGTATAGAGTAAGCGAAAGTTTAAATGGAAAAAATAGTGAGATAACTCAATCTGGTATTGAAATAATAGGCATAGAAGGTATCGGAGGAGATGCTGAAGTTATAGTAACAGGAATAAAATCACTTTTAAGCTGCGGACTTGAGAATTTTAAAGTGGAACTTGGACATGCAGAATTATTTAAAGCACTAGTAGATGGAGTAAATTTGGATTATGAAGAAAGAGAGAAACTTAGAAAGAGTATAAATAATAAAAATTTTACTGCTTTAAATAACGTACTTCTTGAAAACAAAGATAAATTTGAAGAAAGTTCTTTAAAGTCTTTGGAAGAACTTCCTAAGTTATTTGGAGGAATGGAGGTAATTGAAAGAGCCTCTCATCTTATGGAAGATAACAAGAGAGCATTGAAGGCTTTAGAAAGTATAAAAAAGGTGTATGAGATTGTAAAAAGTATTGGTTTTGAAAAATACTTAGCTCTTGATTTAGGAATGGTACACAACATAGATTATTATACTGGCATAATATTTAGAGGTTATACTCATGGGTTTGGAGGAAATATATTAAGTGGAGGAAGATATGATAATTTGATAGCTCAATTTGGAGATAGTCAGCCTGCTACAGGATTTGCAATGGATGTAGATGGAATAATCACTTCACTTGAAGAAAATGGACAGTTATGCTGCGAAAAAAATACTAAGGTTCTTGTATATTATGTGGGAGAAGACTTTGGAAAAGCTTATGAAAAAGCTGAAGGTTTAAGGAATCAGGGGATAGTTGCAGAGTTAAGTCCTTTTAGAGATGAAAATAAAGCAAGAAAATATGCGGATAAAAAGAATATGGAATTTACAAAAATATAG
- the hisG gene encoding ATP phosphoribosyltransferase yields MSNMKRVKIALTKGRIEKEAVNIFQRAGIDCSEVINKGRKLIFHNEEDNIDFVLVKAPDVLTYVEHGVVDVGIVGKDTLLEQNRDFYEILDLGFGKCKFSVAGPKNSNFYSGYNRKKIATKYPNVARNYFRKLGQDVEIIKIEGSVELAPILGLADAIVDIVETGTTLKENGLVVYENICDISARMVVNVASMKMKKNEIEDIINRVQMQIKVGDILTN; encoded by the coding sequence ATGTCAAACATGAAGAGGGTAAAAATAGCTTTAACTAAGGGTAGAATTGAAAAAGAAGCTGTAAATATATTTCAAAGGGCAGGTATAGATTGCAGTGAAGTTATAAATAAAGGCAGGAAACTTATATTTCACAATGAAGAAGACAATATAGATTTTGTACTTGTGAAGGCACCTGACGTGCTCACTTATGTGGAACATGGAGTAGTTGATGTGGGCATAGTTGGAAAAGATACTTTACTGGAACAAAATAGAGATTTTTATGAGATACTGGATTTGGGTTTTGGAAAGTGTAAATTTTCTGTAGCAGGACCTAAAAATTCTAATTTCTATTCCGGGTATAATAGAAAAAAGATTGCTACGAAATACCCCAACGTAGCTAGAAATTATTTTAGAAAATTGGGACAGGATGTGGAAATTATAAAAATAGAAGGTTCTGTGGAATTGGCTCCTATACTGGGACTAGCAGATGCCATAGTTGATATAGTAGAAACTGGAACTACATTAAAGGAAAACGGACTTGTGGTTTATGAAAATATATGTGACATAAGTGCCAGGATGGTAGTAAATGTAGCTAGTATGAAGATGAAGAAAAATGAAATAGAGGACATAATAAATAGAGTTCAAATGCAGATAAAGGTAGGAGACATATTGACAAATTAG
- the hisD gene encoding histidinol dehydrogenase: MEDKIVKTVYLDTEEGSKYLKNFRNIEESIQEDVTLKVSKILEDIKKNGDEALLKYTNLFDSKEVTKSNIKVTQKEIEKAYEFVEDEFIDALKTASENIKFFHEKQKKTSWIITKEEGVVLGQQIRALENVGIYVPGGTAAYPSSVLMNAIPAKVAGVKNLQMVTPPSEDGSINPNILVAADIAGVDEIYKAGGAQAVGALAFGTESISKVDKIVGPGNIFVAMAKKSVYGQVDIDMIAGPSEILIIADERAKAKYVAADLMSQAEHDVLASAVLVTTSKELAGEVKLELERQVQSLERKDIILKSLKDRGAIIIVDSIEEGIDAANKIAPEHLELCVQDPFSILGDIKNAGSIFMGDFAPEPLGDYMAGPNHVLPTSGTARFFSPLSVDDFIKKSSFTRYSREALSKIGDKIIKLAETEGLTAHANSIKVRIK, translated from the coding sequence ATGGAAGATAAAATTGTAAAGACAGTATATTTAGATACAGAAGAAGGAAGCAAATATTTAAAAAATTTTAGAAATATAGAAGAGAGTATACAGGAAGATGTAACTTTAAAAGTTTCTAAAATACTTGAAGATATAAAGAAAAATGGAGACGAGGCTCTTCTAAAATATACAAATTTATTTGATAGTAAAGAAGTTACTAAAAGTAATATAAAAGTAACGCAAAAAGAAATAGAAAAAGCTTATGAGTTTGTAGAAGATGAGTTTATAGACGCATTAAAAACTGCATCGGAAAACATAAAATTTTTCCATGAAAAGCAGAAGAAAACGTCCTGGATAATTACAAAAGAAGAAGGAGTAGTACTTGGGCAGCAAATTAGAGCACTGGAGAATGTAGGGATATATGTACCAGGGGGAACAGCTGCATATCCATCCTCAGTTTTAATGAATGCAATTCCTGCAAAAGTAGCAGGAGTTAAAAATTTGCAAATGGTAACTCCACCTTCAGAAGATGGAAGTATAAATCCCAATATTTTAGTAGCTGCTGATATAGCTGGAGTAGATGAGATATATAAGGCAGGAGGAGCGCAAGCTGTAGGAGCACTGGCTTTTGGAACAGAAAGTATTTCTAAAGTGGATAAAATAGTGGGACCTGGAAATATATTTGTAGCTATGGCAAAAAAGAGCGTATATGGTCAGGTAGATATAGATATGATAGCAGGGCCAAGTGAAATACTTATAATTGCAGATGAAAGGGCAAAAGCAAAATATGTAGCAGCAGATTTGATGTCACAAGCAGAACATGATGTACTTGCGTCTGCAGTGCTTGTTACAACTTCTAAAGAATTGGCAGGAGAAGTAAAACTGGAGCTTGAAAGACAAGTACAATCCTTGGAAAGAAAGGATATAATACTAAAATCTCTGAAAGATCGCGGAGCTATAATTATAGTAGACAGCATAGAAGAAGGCATAGATGCCGCAAATAAAATAGCTCCAGAACATCTGGAATTATGTGTTCAGGATCCTTTTTCCATACTTGGAGATATAAAAAATGCAGGTTCCATATTTATGGGGGATTTTGCACCGGAACCTCTTGGAGATTATATGGCAGGACCAAATCACGTGCTTCCGACAAGCGGAACAGCTAGGTTTTTTTCTCCCCTTTCTGTAGATGACTTTATAAAAAAATCAAGTTTTACTCGTTATTCAAGGGAAGCTCTTTCAAAAATAGGAGATAAAATTATAAAGCTAGCAGAAACAGAAGGACTTACAGCTCATGCCAATTCAATAAAAGTTAGAATTAAGTAG
- the hisB gene encoding imidazoleglycerol-phosphate dehydratase HisB: MRIGELSRKTYETDVNVKIDLDGSGKYNIDTGIGFFNHMLCMIAKHGMTDLDIAAKGDFDVDFHHTMEDVGIVMGKCIKDSLGDKKNIKRYGTFFIPMDESLSMVSIDLSGRPYLVFDADFKTEKVGEMDTELVEEFFRAVAFNAEMTLHIKVIYGKNTHHMIEGIFKAFGHALKEAVSIDSSINGIMSTKGTI, translated from the coding sequence TTGAGGATAGGAGAACTTTCTAGAAAGACCTATGAAACTGATGTAAATGTAAAAATAGATTTAGATGGCAGTGGAAAGTACAATATAGATACGGGAATAGGCTTTTTTAATCATATGTTGTGCATGATAGCAAAACATGGGATGACAGACCTTGATATAGCTGCTAAAGGTGATTTTGATGTGGATTTTCACCACACCATGGAGGACGTAGGAATTGTCATGGGCAAATGTATAAAAGATTCTCTAGGGGATAAAAAAAATATAAAAAGATACGGCACATTTTTTATACCAATGGATGAAAGTCTTTCAATGGTATCTATAGATTTGAGTGGTAGACCTTATTTAGTATTTGATGCTGATTTTAAAACTGAAAAAGTAGGAGAAATGGATACGGAATTGGTAGAAGAATTTTTTAGGGCAGTTGCTTTTAATGCAGAAATGACACTTCATATAAAGGTGATCTACGGAAAAAATACACACCATATGATAGAAGGAATATTTAAGGCATTTGGTCATGCACTTAAAGAAGCAGTATCTATAGACAGCAGTATAAACGGAATAATGTCTACGAAAGGAACTATATAA
- the hisH gene encoding imidazole glycerol phosphate synthase subunit HisH, producing MISIVDYGMGNLKSVQKALKYIGTDSKITSDQCEIEKSEAIILPGVGAFPEAMKNLKKRNLDKVLKKEAGSGKPFMGICLGMQLLFDVGEEIEECEGLGLIPGKITKLYGDIKIPHMGWNNLIIDKQCKILEDVSQNSYVYFVHSFYGELKSKENLNAYSTYGGINIPAVVSKDNVYGAQFHPEKSGDVGIEMLKNFVRITA from the coding sequence TTGATTTCTATTGTAGATTATGGTATGGGAAATTTAAAGAGTGTTCAAAAAGCACTAAAATATATAGGAACAGATAGCAAGATAACGTCAGATCAGTGTGAAATAGAAAAAAGTGAAGCAATTATACTTCCTGGGGTGGGTGCCTTTCCCGAGGCTATGAAGAATTTGAAAAAGAGAAATTTAGATAAAGTGTTAAAAAAGGAAGCAGGAAGTGGAAAGCCTTTTATGGGAATATGTCTTGGAATGCAGCTCTTATTTGATGTAGGAGAAGAAATAGAAGAGTGTGAAGGATTAGGCCTGATACCAGGGAAAATAACAAAGTTATATGGAGATATAAAGATACCACATATGGGATGGAATAACTTAATAATAGATAAACAGTGTAAAATTTTAGAAGATGTATCTCAAAATAGCTATGTATACTTTGTACATTCATTTTATGGAGAATTAAAATCTAAAGAAAATTTAAATGCCTATAGCACTTATGGGGGAATAAATATACCAGCTGTTGTAAGTAAAGATAATGTTTATGGAGCTCAGTTCCATCCAGAAAAAAGTGGTGACGTAGGTATTGAAATGCTCAAAAATTTTGTAAGGATAACAGCTTAA
- the hisA gene encoding 1-(5-phosphoribosyl)-5-[(5-phosphoribosylamino)methylideneamino]imidazole-4-carboxamide isomerase: protein MLILPAIDLRNGKCVRLYQGKFEKSEIVGEDPIKVALGFKESGAEYIHMVDLDGALDGKIKNIEAISKVIDTSKIPVELGGGIRDIKTIDMLIEIGISRVILGTAALKDPDFVKKALKKYGEKIAVGIDAKNEKVAVNGWLNVSSVNYIDFAKQMEDIGVKTIIFTDISKDGTLKGPNLDQLFKIQNSVSCRIIASGGIKNIGDLKDISKMGIYGAITGKAIYSGNIDLKKAIEICK, encoded by the coding sequence ATGTTGATACTTCCAGCTATAGATTTAAGAAATGGAAAATGTGTTAGATTGTATCAAGGAAAATTTGAAAAATCAGAGATAGTAGGCGAAGATCCAATAAAGGTAGCACTGGGTTTTAAAGAAAGCGGTGCGGAATATATTCATATGGTGGATTTAGATGGGGCACTTGATGGAAAAATAAAAAATATAGAAGCCATATCAAAAGTAATAGACACAAGTAAGATTCCAGTAGAACTTGGTGGAGGTATAAGGGACATAAAAACCATAGATATGCTTATAGAAATAGGAATATCAAGAGTAATACTTGGAACTGCAGCTTTAAAAGATCCTGATTTTGTAAAAAAAGCACTAAAAAAATATGGAGAAAAAATAGCAGTTGGAATAGATGCAAAAAATGAGAAAGTTGCAGTGAATGGATGGCTTAATGTAAGCAGTGTCAATTACATAGATTTTGCAAAACAAATGGAGGACATAGGAGTTAAAACTATTATTTTTACGGATATAAGTAAAGACGGAACTTTAAAGGGACCTAATTTAGACCAACTCTTTAAAATTCAAAACAGTGTAAGCTGCAGGATAATAGCTTCTGGAGGAATAAAAAACATAGGTGATTTGAAAGATATAAGTAAAATGGGCATTTACGGTGCTATTACAGGCAAAGCTATATATTCTGGAAATATAGATTTAAAAAAAGCCATAGAAATTTGCAAATAA
- the hisC gene encoding histidinol-phosphate transaminase, producing the protein MSKYWSEITKSVEPYVCGEQPKDKKYVKLNTNESPYPPSPKVIEAIKNAADEDLRLYPDPDCDQLRDVISKYYSLNKNQVFIGNGSDEVLAMSFLTFFNKDETIIFPDISYSFYPVYANLYNLNYKLAKLNEDFSIPFQEFLTENGGIIIPNPNAPTGRCLETKKIEEILEYNQNKVVIIDEAYVDFGGNSVVGLIKNYPNLLVVQTLSKSRSLAGIRVGFALGQEDLINGLNRIKNSFNSYTVDRVSNAAAIAAFKDQDYFEKCVNKVINTRETTVNKLGKMGFNIIPSKSNFIFVSHVKYAAKELFTKLREKGVLVRYFNKDRIDNYLRVSIGSDEDMKFFIDKIKEIIDDIERS; encoded by the coding sequence ATGAGTAAGTATTGGAGTGAAATTACAAAAAGTGTAGAACCTTATGTGTGTGGTGAACAACCTAAGGATAAAAAATATGTTAAGTTAAATACCAATGAAAGTCCTTACCCACCATCCCCTAAGGTAATTGAGGCAATAAAAAATGCTGCAGATGAAGATTTGAGGTTGTACCCAGATCCAGATTGTGATCAGTTAAGGGACGTTATTTCTAAATACTATAGTTTAAATAAAAATCAAGTTTTTATAGGAAATGGGTCTGACGAGGTTCTGGCTATGTCTTTTTTAACATTTTTTAATAAGGATGAAACTATAATTTTTCCAGATATAAGTTACAGTTTTTATCCTGTTTATGCTAATTTATATAATTTAAATTATAAGCTTGCAAAATTAAATGAAGATTTTTCAATTCCATTTCAAGAATTTCTAACTGAAAATGGAGGAATAATAATCCCAAATCCCAATGCACCTACAGGAAGGTGTCTTGAAACTAAAAAAATTGAAGAAATTTTAGAATATAATCAAAATAAAGTAGTCATAATTGATGAAGCTTATGTGGATTTTGGAGGAAACTCTGTAGTTGGTCTTATAAAAAACTACCCTAATCTTTTGGTAGTACAGACATTGTCTAAATCACGTTCTTTAGCTGGAATTCGTGTGGGATTTGCACTTGGACAAGAAGATCTCATAAATGGACTAAATAGAATAAAGAATTCTTTTAATTCCTATACTGTAGATAGAGTTTCAAATGCAGCAGCAATAGCAGCTTTTAAAGACCAGGATTATTTTGAAAAATGTGTTAATAAAGTAATAAACACGAGAGAAACAACTGTAAATAAATTGGGAAAAATGGGCTTTAATATCATACCTTCAAAATCAAATTTCATTTTTGTAAGCCATGTCAAATATGCTGCAAAAGAACTTTTTACAAAGTTAAGGGAAAAAGGAGTTCTTGTAAGATATTTTAACAAGGATAGAATAGACAATTACTTAAGGGTAAGTATAGGATCAGATGAAGATATGAAGTTTTTTATAGATAAAATTAAAGAAATAATAGATGATATAGAGAGGAGCTAA
- the hisF gene encoding imidazole glycerol phosphate synthase subunit HisF gives MLTKRIVPCLDVNMGKVVKGINFVDLQDVGDPVEIAEHYNRQGADEIVFLDITATHEKRKTIIDLVERTAEKVFIPLTVGGGISQIDDFKNILRAGADKISINSSAIRNPNLIYEAADKFGSQCVVVAVDAKKRDSGNGWDVFIEGGRKNTGIDALRWIKKAESLGAGEILLTSMDADGTKNGYDIELTTTVTNLVNIPVIASGGCGSLNDFYDVFNDAGADAALAASLFHYGELTVGEVKQYLKTKDIPVRL, from the coding sequence TTGCTTACAAAAAGAATAGTTCCATGTTTAGATGTGAATATGGGAAAGGTTGTTAAGGGAATAAACTTTGTTGATCTGCAAGATGTAGGAGATCCTGTTGAAATAGCTGAACATTATAATAGACAGGGAGCAGATGAAATAGTATTTTTGGATATTACAGCTACTCATGAAAAGAGAAAAACCATAATTGATTTAGTAGAAAGAACTGCAGAAAAAGTGTTCATACCTCTTACAGTAGGTGGTGGAATATCTCAGATAGATGATTTTAAAAATATACTTAGAGCAGGTGCAGATAAAATATCAATAAATTCTTCTGCTATAAGAAATCCTAACTTAATATATGAGGCAGCAGACAAATTTGGATCACAGTGTGTAGTAGTTGCAGTGGATGCTAAAAAAAGGGATTCAGGAAATGGTTGGGATGTATTTATAGAAGGCGGAAGAAAAAATACAGGAATAGATGCACTAAGGTGGATTAAAAAGGCAGAAAGTTTGGGAGCAGGTGAAATACTTTTAACTAGCATGGATGCGGATGGTACTAAAAATGGATATGATATAGAACTTACAACAACTGTAACTAATCTAGTAAATATTCCAGTAATAGCTTCAGGAGGATGCGGCTCTTTAAATGACTTCTATGATGTATTTAATGATGCAGGAGCAGATGCAGCCCTTGCAGCTTCACTTTTCCACTATGGAGAGCTTACTGTAGGTGAAGTTAAACAATATTTGAAAACTAAGGATATACCAGTGAGGTTGTAA
- the hisI gene encoding phosphoribosyl-AMP cyclohydrolase: protein MEKEILKNIDFKKGKGLVPTIVQDFQNGEVLMMAYMNEESLKRTMETGKTWFFSRSRNELWNKGATSGHYQNVKSISVDCDYDTILIKVEQIGAACHTGNRSCFYRKLY, encoded by the coding sequence ATGGAGAAAGAAATTTTAAAAAACATAGATTTTAAAAAGGGAAAGGGACTTGTACCTACAATTGTTCAGGACTTTCAAAATGGAGAAGTACTTATGATGGCATATATGAATGAGGAATCATTAAAAAGAACGATGGAAACAGGAAAGACTTGGTTTTTTAGTAGATCTAGAAATGAACTTTGGAATAAGGGAGCTACTTCGGGACATTATCAAAATGTGAAAAGTATAAGTGTAGACTGTGATTATGACACAATTTTAATAAAGGTTGAGCAAATAGGAGCAGCTTGTCACACAGGGAACAGGAGCTGTTTTTATAGAAAATTATATTAA
- the hisE gene encoding phosphoribosyl-ATP diphosphatase, with translation MEFQSILEQLSKVIEDRKLDPIEGSYTSYLFKEGLDKILKKVGEESSEVIIASKNNDKKEEVYEICDLIYHLLVLMSNQNITLDDLSEELGKRRQKICNKKPERKIIEGIH, from the coding sequence ATGGAATTTCAAAGTATACTGGAGCAATTGAGTAAAGTTATAGAGGATAGAAAGTTAGATCCTATAGAAGGTTCTTATACGAGCTATTTATTTAAGGAAGGTTTGGATAAGATACTAAAAAAAGTAGGGGAAGAAAGTTCAGAAGTTATAATTGCAAGCAAAAATAATGATAAAAAAGAGGAAGTTTATGAAATATGTGATTTGATATATCACCTTTTAGTTTTAATGTCAAATCAAAATATAACTTTAGATGACTTATCAGAAGAACTTGGTAAGAGAAGACAAAAAATATGTAATAAAAAACCTGAAAGAAAAATTATAGAAGGAATACACTAG
- a CDS encoding phosphatase PAP2 family protein, which produces MSLLLIIPAINVSYGLLNNTIRGCHSLVTSLDIAIPFIKQFIIAYWMWFPFMFISLVYLCFNYRNSYYKCVITMVIGMITCYIIYFFFQTTVPRPVVSENDIFSRAVRFTYSWDKPFNCFPSIHVLASYIIMIASRKLDKKPFIKFAMNFMGISVIVSTQFVKQHVILDLIFAILLAEIIYRFVAGFILERGLIWKKKLCWWLTMKKKLET; this is translated from the coding sequence TTGAGTTTACTACTAATTATACCTGCGATAAATGTGTCCTATGGTCTGCTAAATAATACAATTAGAGGATGTCATAGTTTAGTTACTAGTTTAGATATAGCCATTCCATTTATAAAACAATTTATAATTGCATATTGGATGTGGTTTCCATTTATGTTTATATCGCTAGTATATCTGTGTTTTAATTATAGGAATAGTTATTATAAATGTGTGATAACCATGGTTATAGGTATGATTACATGTTATATAATCTATTTTTTCTTTCAGACCACGGTGCCAAGGCCTGTTGTTAGTGAAAATGATATTTTTTCCCGTGCTGTAAGGTTTACTTATAGCTGGGATAAACCTTTTAATTGTTTTCCAAGCATACATGTGCTTGCAAGTTATATAATAATGATAGCATCAAGAAAATTGGATAAAAAACCTTTTATAAAATTTGCTATGAATTTTATGGGCATATCTGTAATAGTGTCTACCCAGTTTGTAAAACAGCATGTGATTTTAGATTTGATTTTTGCTATACTATTGGCAGAGATAATCTATAGGTTTGTTGCTGGTTTCATTTTGGAAAGGGGACTAATATGGAAAAAGAAATTGTGTTGGTGGTTGACGATGAAAAAGAAATTAGAGACTTAG
- a CDS encoding response regulator transcription factor: MEKEIVLVVDDEKEIRDLVEIYLVNEGYRVLKASNGLEAIQISNDTEVDLVILDVMMPKMDGIEVCMRMRKSKNMPIIMLSAKSQDLDKILGLTTGADDYVVKPFNPLELVARVKSQLRRYKRLNIPKKVDQEIIEVDDLVINTKNHQVKVGNKDVKLTPREFEILELLSSNRGVVFSIEKIYESVWKQDFFESDNTVMVHIRKIREKIEENPRRPRFIKTIWGVGYKVEK; encoded by the coding sequence ATGGAAAAAGAAATTGTGTTGGTGGTTGACGATGAAAAAGAAATTAGAGACTTAGTTGAGATATATTTAGTAAATGAAGGATACAGAGTATTAAAAGCTTCCAACGGTTTAGAAGCTATACAGATTTCAAATGATACTGAAGTTGATTTAGTAATTTTAGATGTAATGATGCCTAAAATGGATGGAATTGAAGTTTGCATGAGAATGAGAAAAAGCAAAAATATGCCTATAATAATGTTGTCAGCTAAAAGCCAGGATTTGGACAAAATATTAGGTCTTACTACGGGAGCCGATGATTATGTAGTAAAACCTTTTAATCCTCTTGAGCTTGTAGCCAGGGTAAAATCTCAACTGAGAAGGTATAAAAGGCTAAATATACCTAAAAAGGTTGACCAGGAGATAATTGAAGTAGATGACTTAGTTATAAACACTAAAAATCACCAAGTAAAAGTTGGTAACAAGGATGTAAAACTCACTCCAAGAGAATTTGAAATTTTAGAACTTTTATCTTCAAATAGGGGTGTAGTGTTTAGTATAGAAAAGATTTATGAATCTGTATGGAAACAGGATTTTTTTGAATCTGATAATACTGTAATGGTACATATAAGAAAAATAAGGGAAAAGATAGAGGAAAATCCGAGAAGACCTCGTTTTATAAAGACCATTTGGGGGGTGGGATATAAAGTTGAAAAATGA
- a CDS encoding HAMP domain-containing sensor histidine kinase — protein MKNDFKISLESSLSKMKNSIRLELIFVFALCFVTSAALGKGAGVFLQNRNITARVDYSKGIDRMSVNGNLIGDEIKSKSISIDDKDKIQKIIDSCNDTSDLEKIMITDLNGKVLYKSNNADETQIDVYTTIKNSIKNSLEMMKNIQNIYGTSKGNEISKNREYISFYPINFSDGKAYLVIKGMPQYEIIYEKRYNPIPGTIVSFISFLTMFYFITNKKMKYIENISSGLIEISRGNLDYRIKSQGRDELALLSNNINFMAEELNNKMKVEREEERIKNELITNVSHDLRTPLTSIKGYLALIKDKRYEDETQMKQYINIAYNKSEKLEELINDLFEYTKLTNNAVNLNRQSISLNGLLEQLIEELVPICEETGVTITRNFPKHKFLVYLDPNKTARVFENLFINAIRYSIKPGDVEVSLKEQKGGAVISIKNKCEPVSKEEVDKLFDRFYRVDKSRSSNTGGSGLGLAIAKSIVEIQGGKIKAEYSSGYMIFDVIFNLANSRS, from the coding sequence TTGAAAAATGATTTTAAAATATCTTTAGAATCTAGCTTGAGTAAAATGAAAAACAGTATAAGGCTGGAGCTTATATTTGTATTTGCCCTCTGTTTTGTCACGTCTGCTGCACTTGGAAAAGGAGCAGGCGTTTTTTTGCAAAATAGGAATATCACTGCTAGAGTAGATTATAGTAAAGGGATAGATAGGATGTCTGTAAACGGCAACTTAATAGGGGATGAAATAAAGAGTAAAAGTATAAGTATAGATGATAAGGATAAAATACAAAAAATTATAGATAGTTGTAATGATACCTCAGATTTGGAAAAGATAATGATTACGGATTTAAATGGAAAAGTTTTGTACAAATCAAATAATGCAGACGAAACACAAATAGATGTATATACCACTATAAAGAATTCTATAAAAAACTCTCTTGAAATGATGAAAAATATTCAAAATATATATGGAACTAGTAAGGGTAATGAAATAAGTAAAAATAGAGAATATATCAGTTTTTATCCTATAAATTTTAGTGATGGAAAAGCTTATTTAGTCATTAAGGGTATGCCCCAATATGAAATAATTTATGAAAAAAGATACAATCCCATTCCTGGGACAATTGTATCTTTTATATCATTTCTAACAATGTTTTATTTTATAACTAATAAAAAAATGAAATATATAGAAAATATATCTTCTGGACTTATAGAAATATCAAGGGGAAATTTAGATTATAGAATAAAGAGTCAGGGAAGAGATGAATTGGCTTTGCTGTCAAATAATATAAATTTTATGGCAGAAGAGCTAAATAATAAAATGAAAGTTGAAAGGGAAGAGGAGAGAATAAAAAATGAACTCATAACTAATGTATCTCATGATTTAAGAACACCACTTACTTCTATTAAAGGGTATTTAGCTCTTATTAAAGATAAAAGATATGAGGATGAAACACAAATGAAACAATATATTAATATTGCTTACAATAAATCTGAAAAGTTAGAAGAATTAATAAATGATCTGTTTGAATACACTAAACTTACCAATAATGCAGTTAATTTAAATAGGCAGAGTATATCCTTAAATGGATTACTAGAACAACTTATAGAAGAATTGGTTCCGATTTGTGAAGAGACAGGGGTAACTATTACAAGAAATTTTCCAAAACACAAATTTCTTGTTTATTTAGATCCGAATAAAACTGCAAGAGTGTTTGAAAATTTATTTATAAATGCTATAAGATATAGCATAAAACCAGGAGATGTAGAAGTTTCATTGAAAGAACAAAAAGGTGGTGCAGTAATCTCTATAAAAAACAAGTGTGAGCCTGTAAGTAAAGAAGAAGTTGATAAGTTATTTGATAGGTTTTATAGAGTGGATAAATCAAGATCTTCTAATACAGGAGGAAGTGGGCTTGGACTTGCTATTGCTAAAAGTATAGTGGAAATTCAAGGTGGAAAAATAAAGGCAGAATATTCTTCTGGTTATATGATATTTGATGTAATTTTTAATTTGGCAAATAGTAGGTCATAG